The genomic DNA CTTCTCCCATGCCCGGATACTGTGCGCCCTGGCCCGGGAACATGAAGACAACCGGAGGCGTGGCCTGCGGCGCCTGGGCTTCGATTGCGCCTTTGCTGAGTTTTGCCTGTGCCTGATCGACGCTGTCGGCGATTACGACGGATCGATGCGCGAAGGCGCGACGGCCCGTTTGCAGGGTCGCGGCCACGTCGGCGAGCGGGAGGCCAGGATGGGCCGCGAGATGTTTCGCCAGGTTGGCCTTCGCGCGTTCGAGCGCGGCCGCGCTGCGTGCCGAAAGCGGCAGAATCTGCAGACCTTGTTCCTGTTGTGGCGCTGATGTACTCGCACACGTGTCGGCACGCTCCGGCGCTTCTTCGAGCAGCACATGGACGTTCGTCCCGCCGACACCGAACGAGCTGACACCGGCGCGGCGCGGCGTCGGGCCATCGGCCCACGGACGCGCATTCACATTGAAGAAGAACGGGCTGTTCGCGACATCGATGCCCGGATTCGGCGAGCCGAAATGCAGCAGTGGCGGCAAGACGCGGTTGCGCAGCGCGAGCGACGCCGCGATAAATCCGGTCACGCCGGCGGCCGCGTCGAGGTGTCCGACATTGGCCTTCGCCGAACCGAGCGCGCAGAACTGGCCGCCCTCGACGCCGCCGAGACGAAACGCCTGCACGAGGCCGGCGAACTCGATGGGGTCGCCCAGCGGCGTCGCCGTGCCATGCGCCTCGATATAGCCGATCGAGGCCGGGTCGATGCCGGCTTCGGCGTGTGCGATTGCAATCGCGCGGGCCTGGGCATCGACGCTCGGTGCCGTGAAGCCGACCTTGTCCGAGCCGTCGTTGTTGATGCCGACACCACGAATCACGGCATAGATCGGATCCTCATCGGCAAGCGCGTCGTCGAGCCGTTTGAGCAGCACGACGCCGGCGCCGCAACCGAACACCGTGCCTTGCGCATCGGCATCGAACGGGCGGCACTTGCCATCGGGCGCGCCCATTCCGCCTTCTTCGTAGAAGTAGCCGCGCTTCTGCGGGAATGTGACCGATACGCCGCCGGCCAGCGCCATGTCGCAGCGTCCCGATCGAAGGTTCTCGACGGCCAGGCCGATTGCGGTCAGCGACGTTGAGCATGCGGTCTGGACCGAGATCGCAGGGCCGGTCAGGCCGAGCTTGTACGCGGTGCGCGTGGCGACGAAATCGCCGGCGCCGACGAGCTTCTGATACTCGCCGATCTGGAACTGGCTGGTGAATTCGTCGATGACGCCACGATCGGACAGTACGTGCTTGAGGAAGTACGTGTTCATCGAGGTGCCGGCGAATACGCCGACTGCGCCGGCGATCGTCGCGGGATCATAGCCGGCGTCCTCGAAGGCCTCCCAGGCGATCTCGAGGAAAATGCGTTGCTGCGGATCGGTCAGCGCCGCCTCGCGCGACAGCACGCCGAAAAAGCCGGCGTCGAAACGGTCGACGTCCGCGAGGATCGGGCGCGCTTTCACATAGCGCGCTTCGCGGCGTGAGCTTTCGTCGAAACTGTCTTCGAGTTCGGTGACGTCGAAATGCGTGATGCAGTCGCGGCCTGCGAGGATATTGGCCCAGAGTTCGGCGACATTGCGCGCGCCGGGGAAGCGCCCGGACATGCCGACCACGGCGATCGCACCGCCGTGCGGATCGGCGTTGCGGCGACGGTGTCGAAATGTTTCATTACTGTTCATTTCGAGCGTGGTGCGCAGTTGCGCGGCCAGCGCCTCGACATTCGGGTGGCGAAACAGATCGACCAGCGCAACGTTTGCGGCGACGTCGCGCATGATGATCGCGTGCGCACGCATCAGATCGAGCGAGCGCAAACCAAGATCGAAGAAATTCGCGCGGCGGTCGACGGGTTGGCCGAGTAACCCTTCGAACACCGCAGCGAGCTTGCCGGAGAAATCGTCGTTCACCGGTTCGGGCTCGGGTTTGGGTTCGATTGTGGCGGCGGGTGTGGCCATCGATGCGGCAGCCGTATCGAGTCCCGCAAGCAGTGCTTTGCGGTCGACCTTGCCATTCGGTGTCAGCGGAAAGTCCGGCAGGACACGCAGTTCGGCCGGCACCATATAGTCGGGCAAGGCCGCTCTGAGATGCGCGCGCAAGGCGTCCGCGAAGATGCGGGCATCGGCGATATCGGCGGCCTTCGCAAAGCCGGCGATGGACTTGCCTCTGCGGCCTTCGAATGCCGCCACGGCCGCATCGGCGACGCCGGGCGCCGCACGCAGCGCGTGTTCGATCTCATCGAGTTCGATGCGCTTGCCGGCAATCTTGATCTGCCGGTCGTTGCGGCCGAGGAAGTCGATCGCGCCGTCCGGGCGCCGGCGAACCAGGTCGCCGGTGCGATAAAGCTTGCCGCCGGGCACGAAGACATCGTCGATAAACTTTTCCGCCGTCAGGTCGGCGCGATTGAGGTAGCCAAGCGCCACGCCGTCGCCGCCGGTGACGAGCTCGCCGATTTCTCCGTCGCCCACTGGCGCGAGCTTGTCGTCGACGATGTAGACGCGCGTGCCGGCGATCGCGTCGCCGATCGGAATCGCCTCGCCGTTCGCGAGCGCCTCGCTGTCGCGCGGAATGGCGTAGCAGCAGGTGAAGGTCGTGTTCTCGGTCGGGCCGTAGCCGTTGACGATCTGCAGCCCCGGATGCGCCTCCATGACCTTGCGTACGTGCACAGGCGACAGCACGTCGCCGCCCGTCAACACCTCCTTGAGCGGCACAAAGGCTTCGAGCCGATAGTCGGCGAGCGCATTGAAGAGGCCTGCCGTGAGCCATGCGCTTGTCACATCGAGTCGCGCCATCTCGGCCGCGATCGTGTCGAGCGAAGGCTGAACTTCGTTGATGATGGCAGCGCAGCCGCCGTTCAGCAGCGGGCCCCAGATTTCGAGCGTGCTCGCATCGAAGGCGAGCGGCGCGAGGTTCAGAAAGCGTGTGTGAATCGACAACTCGGCAAAGCGCTGGCCGCGCACGAGACGCAGAATCGCGCGATGCGGCACGATCACACCCTTGGGCTTGCCGGTCGAGCCCGAGGTGTACATAACGTAGGCCGGGTCGTCGGCAGCGCACGTTTCAAGCGCAGCGGGATCGGCGGTGTCCGACGCCGCGACGATATTCGCGAGATCGACCATCGCGCCATCCAGCGCACCGATGCTGGCGAGCGCTGCCGCTTCCGCGATGATGAGCCGCGGCGCGCAATCGGCCACGATGAAATCGAGCTGCGCTTTGGGATAGGCCGGATCCAGCGGCACATAGACGGCGTTCAGACGCAGAATCGCGAGCATCAATGCGAGCGTGTCGCGGCTGCGCGGAACCATGATCGCGCAACGATCGCCGCGCGCAAGGCCCATCTCGCGCAGAACGGTTGCAAGACGGGCCGAACGAACGCCGAGGGCGTCGTAGCTTTCCTTACCCGTTGCATCGATCACAGCAAGATGATTACCGAATTCCGCACAAACGGCATCGAAGCGCGCGGCGACGCCGGGTCCATCAGCGGTCCAGCCCAGCCAGTCGCCAGGAAATCCATCTCTGTGTGACATGTGCCGCTCTCCAATAATCTCGATCAAAGCCTTGTACCTGCACTACGTCTGGCGATAAGCGCGCAGCGAGCACACATAACGGCGGCGGGTCACGGGAGCCAGGCGGCAGGAGGCTTTGCGCGCCCGACCCCCGTGTCTTAGGCGCGAAAACCAGGCGCGAAATCTGCCGCAAGTGAAAGTTAGTCTTCCGCGGCATCGCTATCCGTACGCCGTCGCACGAACGATGCAACAACGCAACACCCGCGAACGGCCGTGCGCAGAGCGCGTCTCCGTGCCGGCGGAGCAGGTCATGGCGATGACAGAACGGCCTGTCGGTCCGGACCGTTAACCGAGGCTTTTTGATGAAACGGGTGGATGAATGCAGCACAGGGTTACGCTGACCTGAATGCTTGCGGTCAATTCATCCTGACAATCGACCAGTCGGTGCGTCGTGCCGCCACCGCTCCCGCGCAGGTCGGACTCAATGACAGCGCTCCGATGCGCCAATGCGCGGCTTCCCCGGCCTCGCCGCCGACGAAGCGCGGTGTCGTATCGCCGCGAATGGAAAGGTCGAACTCGAAGTGATCGGGCGGCAGCGTAAAGCCGGTGCCGAGCGCCTTGAGGCAAGCCTCTTTGCGTGCCCAGCTTTCGAAGAACACCGTTTGCTGATCCGCATCGGGCAAAGCGGTAAATTCCGCGTGTTCGCGCGTGGAAAAGACTTCGAGCGGCACACACGCCTCGATTGGGCGCACGTGTTCCACGTCGATGCCAACTTCGAAGCCGTTCGATACGGCCAGCGCCGCGGCATGCTCGCTGTGGCTCAGGTTGAAACAGATGTTCCGCTCGTGCGGTTCGATCGTGCAGAA from Paraburkholderia edwinii includes the following:
- a CDS encoding 4'-phosphopantetheinyl transferase family protein, whose product is MSSLLTPPSAHEVHVWQWDLDAGADAFDRYWHMLSTQERERADQFRYDRHRRRYVAGRGELRRLLGCYLGLSPREVAIDYGSDGKPFCTIEPHERNICFNLSHSEHAAALAVSNGFEVGIDVEHVRPIEACVPLEVFSTREHAEFTALPDADQQTVFFESWARKEACLKALGTGFTLPPDHFEFDLSIRGDTTPRFVGGEAGEAAHWRIGALSLSPTCAGAVAARRTDWSIVRMN